Proteins encoded within one genomic window of Aspergillus nidulans FGSC A4 chromosome VII:
- a CDS encoding DUF1770 domain-containing protein (transcript_id=CADANIAT00008965): MPKMSDHAIQVAETIQTASVNRAPSAARDINNPTSAPEKAAVELTPSDADSIPSDLVDPHRALRPISRRHTLPPLPDLRFEQSYLSSLRGADTWGRVAWITIRDQVLLPLVQGTLWTLALSGWRFWNRTASLSGQTLGSRVRRWWYEVNNWKLPPLISKNPKTAAAQVEDFYTAQFSNAGAD; this comes from the exons ATGCCCAAAATGTCAGATCACGCTATTCAAGTCGCGGAAACCATCCAGACGGCATCCGTCAACCGAGCGCCATCCGCTGCCCGCGACATCAACAATCCGACCTCAGCCCCGGAGAAGGCCGCAGTCGAGCTTACTCCTTCTGATGCTGACAGCATACCTTCGGACCTCGTTGATCCCCATCGAGCACTCCGGCCGATCTCGCGCCGACATACGCTCCCTCCCTTACCTGATTTACGGTTCGAGCAGAGCTATCTTTCAAGCCTAAGAGGCGCGGATACATGGGGGCGGGTAGCGTGGATCACCATCAGAGACCAG GTTCTGTTACCGCTTGTTCAAGGAACGCTGTGGACACTTGCGCTCTCGGGTTGGCGATTCTGGAACCGTACAGCGTCCCTCAGCGGGCAGACTCTGGGTAGCAGGGTTAGGAGATGGTGGTATGAGGTCAACAACTGGAAACTTCCTCCTCTTATATCGAAGAATCCCAAGACAGCGGCCGCGCAGGTAGAAGAC TTCTATACTGCGCAATTTTCCAATGCTGGCGCCGATTAA
- a CDS encoding adenosine kinase (transcript_id=CADANIAT00008964), which produces MAAPQGYPLLCLENPLLDIQAVGDDSLLEKYGLKANDAILAEEKHMGLYEELLQHRDAKLIAGGAAQNTARGAQYILPDNSTLYIGCVGKDKYADILQDACKKAGVHTEYRVDDAQPTGKCGVIITGHNRSMCTHLAAANEYKVDHLKQPHIWSLVEKAQYYYVGGYHLTVCVPAIQALGEEAAAKNKVFMLSLSAPFIPQFFKDQLDSVLPYTDYTFCNETEAVAYAESHEWGTTDIVEIAKKLAQLPKKNTNRSRIAVVTQGTLPTITATVTTSGEVEVKEFPVHEISKDAINDTNGAGDAFAGGFVAGVVQGKSLEESVDLGQWLAKLSIQELGPSYPFPKQTYTSGRS; this is translated from the exons ATGGCTGCTCCCCAAGGCTAccctctcctctgcttgGAGAACCCCCTTCTGG ATATCCAAGCTGTCGG TGACGACTCTCTCCTCGAGAAGTATGGACTCAAAGCCAACGATGCTATCCTTGCCGAAGAGAAGCACATGGGCCTCTACGAAGAATTGCTCCAGCACCGTGATGCCAAGCtgattgctggtggtgcCGCTCAGAACACTGCTCGTGGCGCTCAG TACATCCTTCCGGATAACTCGACTCTCTACATTGGCTGTGTCGGTAAGGACAAGTACGCCGACATCCTCCAGGACGCCTGCAAGAAGGCTGGTGTCCACACCGAGTACCGCGTCGATGATGCTCAGCCCACTGGCAAGTGCGGTGTCATTATTACCGGCCACAACCGCAGCATGTGCACTCAccttgctgcagccaacGAATACAAGGTGGACCATCTCAAGCAGCCTCACATCTGGTCGCTTGTCGAGAAGGCCCAGTACTACTATGTTGGTGGCTACCACTTGACAGTCTGTGTCCCCGCGATCCAGGCCCTAGGTGAAGAGGCCGCTGCGAAGAACAAG GTCTTTATGCTGTCTCTCTCCGCTCCCTTCATTCCCCAGTTCTTCAAGGACCAGCTTGACAGTGTCCTCCCCTACACCGACTACACATTCTGCAACGAGACAGAGGCTGTTGCTTACGCCGAGAGCCACGAATGGGGCACCACCGACATTGTCGAGATTgcgaagaagctggctcagctgCCCAAGAAGAACACCAACCGCTCCCGAATTGCCGTTGTGACCCAGGGCACTCTGCCCACCATCACCGCTACTGTTACCACCAGCGGTGAAGTCGAAGTCAAGGAGTTCCCTGTGCACGAAATTTCGAAGGACGCCATTAATGACACCAACGGTGCTGG TGATGCTTTTGCCGGTGGTTTCGTCGCCGGAGTTGTGCAGGGCAAATCCCTTGAAGAGAGCGTCGACCTCGGCCAGTGGCTCGCGAAGTTGAGCATCCAAGAGTTGGGACCTTC CTACCCCTTCCCCAAGCAAACCTACACTTCTGGACGCTCATAA